From Humidesulfovibrio mexicanus:
AGGTGTGCTGGGCGTGCTCCGGACACAGGCCGCAGTCAAAGGGGCAGCCGCGCTCCACGCCGGTGCTGCACACGGGCGGAGCCGATGGCGTCTTGGGCCGCCGCCAGGACTCGAAGGCAGGCGCACCGCGCCAAATCACCGCCTCTGCCGGGCCGTGCTCCGGACAATGGCGCAGCAGCCACACGGCGTCGCCCCGGCGCACGCGCCGGGCGGGCAGACGGCGCAGGCACACCGGGCACAAGGCCTCGGTCTCGGAAAGCACGTCCTGCGCGGCGGCTTCAGGCATCGCGGCCCTCGGCCACGTCCAGGCCATGCCCGGCCAGAATGCCCACGATGCGCGCCCAGGACTCGGCCAGCAACGCGCCGCAGCGGGCCATGTCCGGCCGTCCGGAGTCGTCGCCCAGGATGTCCGCGCAGGCGCTGCCGCCGTACTCGCCACGGGTGCGCTCCACAAACCAGTCCACGAATTCCGCGCGCGCCAAGTCCGCCCGCTCCAGCGGGAACTCCTCCGCCCTGCCCTTGCCGAAGTACAGCCCCAGCACGCAGGCCCCGCCGGTCACGATGCCGCACGCCCCGCAGCCGGATCCGGAGCAGGCACCCAGGCCGTTGCACAACCCGCCAAGGGCGCGGATGAGCTCCGGGTTCTCGCGCCCTTGCGCGCGCAGGGCCAGCAGGCCCATGATCTGGCTGCAGCAAAAGCCTTGGCCCGCCAGGGGCAGAATATCCATGAGCGTCTCGTCCATGCCGTCCTCCTCGCCTTACGCCCGCACACGCGCAAGACACAAGAAATAGCCGGGCCGGGCCAGTTCGGGACCGCCGCCCGAAACGCACCCGCAGCCCCGCCCGAGTCCAAGTTCGGCCAAGGGCAGGCCCGCCAGCACCAGCCGCCCGGCCAGCTCGGCCAGCAGCCGGGAGTGGTCCTCGAACACCAAGGGCGCTAAACCCGCCGCAGCCAGAAGCGCCGCAATGTCCCCGACGGGCAGCGCACCGGCCAGGCAGCCCGCCCCGGTGGCGCAAGCCCCCTTGCCGCGCAGATACAGATCGCTCAGGATCAGCACGCCGCCCGGCTTGAGCACCCGCGCACACTCGGCCAGCACGGCCTGGGCCGCACCTGTCACGGAGAGCACGCACTCGCAGAACACCGCATCCAGGCTTCCACCCGCCAGGGGGAGCCGCTGCGCCACCGCCCGCAACGGCAGAACGTCACGCCCCCACGCGCCGGGCGGGCAATCCGGGGCCGGGTCCAGGGCCAGCACCGTATGGCCGCACTCGGCCAGCAGCCGGGCCGTGGCCCCGCGCCCGCAGCCGAGGTCGGCCACGCGGGCCGCGTGGGGCAGCCCGGCCAGCTCAAGGGCCCGCAGGGTCAAGGTCAGTCCGCCGGGCCGCAGGGTCTCGCCCGCCACGGCGCGGAAGTCCGGCCGGGCGAAAAGGGGCCGCGCCGCCGCGCCGGGGCTCACTTGTCCTCCAGAAGCTGCTCCACCTCGAACATACGCCCCAGGGCCAGATCCTCGGGCACCAGGGTTTGGCCGCAGGCCGGACAGCTTAACAGCGAAATGGTGAACACGCTGCCCAGATAGCTGGCCACCACCGGGCTGGGCGCGAGTTCTTGGCCGCAGGCCGCGCAGGTCCACGAGCCGGATGCGGGCACATAGGTCTGGTCCACGCGGTTCACCACCGCGCCGGACTGCGCCGGGGCCTCCTGCACGCCGCCGGCGCCGGGCACGATCATGCGGTGGCTCCAGGCGTTGGTGAGCCGCAAGTGCCCG
This genomic window contains:
- the trsM gene encoding DVU_1556 family methyltransferase → MSPGAAARPLFARPDFRAVAGETLRPGGLTLTLRALELAGLPHAARVADLGCGRGATARLLAECGHTVLALDPAPDCPPGAWGRDVLPLRAVAQRLPLAGGSLDAVFCECVLSVTGAAQAVLAECARVLKPGGVLILSDLYLRGKGACATGAGCLAGALPVGDIAALLAAAGLAPLVFEDHSRLLAELAGRLVLAGLPLAELGLGRGCGCVSGGGPELARPGYFLCLARVRA
- a CDS encoding DVU_1555 family C-GCAxxG-C-C protein, whose amino-acid sequence is MDETLMDILPLAGQGFCCSQIMGLLALRAQGRENPELIRALGGLCNGLGACSGSGCGACGIVTGGACVLGLYFGKGRAEEFPLERADLARAEFVDWFVERTRGEYGGSACADILGDDSGRPDMARCGALLAESWARIVGILAGHGLDVAEGRDA